The sequence ATATTGCTTTTTCAGAAACTTCAGTTCCACAATTTGGACAAAACATAATTTTATTTATTTAAAAAATTGTGCCTCCACTTACGGCTTTCGGCTTCTCCTTATATTGTTATTATTCAGTTTTTACTAACTTACAAATTAATAGATGCATCATTAATCTTTGGAAATATTTTTTCGCATATCCGTATCAGCTTCGATGTTCTTGATTTTATAATAATCAATTACACCAAGGTTTCCACTTCTAAAAGCTTCAGCCATAGCTTTAGGAATTTCGGCTTCAGCTTCAATAACTCTAGCTCTAGCTTCTTGAGCTTTTGCAATGTTTTCTTGTTCAAGAGCAACAGCCATAGCTCTACGTTCTTCAGCTTTAGCTTGAGCAATATTTTTATCAGCTTGAGCTTGGTCCATTTGTAAAATTGCACCAATATTTTTTCCTACGTCAATATCAGCAATGTCGATTGAAAGAATTTCAAATGCAGTACCAGCGTCTAATCCACGTTGAAGCACAACTTTAGAAATTTTATCAGGATTTTCGAGCACTTCTTTATGATTGTATGATGAGCCAATAGAAGTAACAATACCTTCACCAACACGAGCTAAAACAGTTTCTTCTCCGGCACCACCCACTAACTGACGAATATTTGCTCTTACAGTAACACGAGCTTTTGCAATCAGCTGAATTCCGTCTTTTGCAACGGCGGTTACAGGAGGTGTATTTATTACTTTAGGATTAACGCTCATTTGCACAGCTTCGAACACGTCTCTTCCTGCTAAGTCAATAGCAGTTGCTGATTTGAAATCTAAAGGAATATTCGCTTTGTCAGCAGAAATAAGAGCGTTAACAACATTTTTTACTCTACCACCTGCTAAATAGTGAGCTTCTAACTCGTTTCTGTTTAAAGGAATACCAGCTTTGAAAGATGTAATAAGAGCATTAACTATAATTGCTGGAGGTACTTTTCTCCAACGCATAAGTATAAGTTGAATTAAAGACACTTTAACTCCTGATAGTAAGGCGTTGAACCATAATCCTACAGGAATTAAATAGAATAGTAGCCATAAAGCAATAAGAGCGCCAATAGCTATTGCAAAATATATGCCTACGCTAGCATTTGAAGATAGTAGAAGAAAAATTAGTTTCATGATTTTTTAATTTTTTGTGTTACAAATATTTTATATCCTTCAATTTTATTGACAATAATTTCAGAATTTTGTTCAATAATTCCTTGTGTGCTTTGAACTTCATAAACATTGCCATTAATTCTTGCTTTACCTATTGGGTATAGCCTTGTTATTGTAATTCCTTCATCACCTATATTTAATTCTTGACTTTCTGTGTTTACTTTACTGTCTATGGCAGTATGCAGTGATGCTTTTTTCCAAGTTTTCGATCGAAATAAGATAATAAAAAACAAAATGGTTATAGCAAGAGTAATAGTAGTAGTTATAACTCCGGCATTTACACCATAAGTTTTGTATGAAAAATAAATTCCAGTTAAAACAGATAGGGCACCTAAAATTCCAGCGACTAATCCTGGTAAAATGAATATTTCTAGGATTATTAGAATTAGTCCGGAGAAAATAAGTATTGCAATTAGTGTCCAGTCCATTATTAGTTTTGATTTAAGTAAGTTTTTGCTTTTGGCAAGAATTTTTTCATTTCAGCAATTCGATTTTGATCGCTTGGGTGAGTGCTTAAAAATTGAGGAACATTAGCTCCACTATTTTTTGCTGCCATTTTTTCCCAGAAACTTATAGCTTCACTTGGGTCGTAGCCAGCAAGAGCCATAAAAACCATTCCAATTTTATCTGCTTCATACTCGTGTTCGCGAGAATAAGCTAATAAACCTAAATTGCCTCCTATACCATAGCAAAGATTGAAAATATCTCTTGTCTCCTTTGCTTTTTCTTGCATAGCTACATCAAGAGCGATACCTCCTAATTGTAGTGTTAATTGCTGACTCATGCGTTCGTTTCCGTGTCTTGCAACAGCATGAGCTATTTCGTGACTTAAAACAGTAGCTAAGCCTGCTTCTGTACCAGTTATAGGTAGTATTCCTGAATAAACAACTATTTTTCCTCCTGGTAGGCAAAAAGCATTTACAGTTGGACTTTCAACAAGATTAAACGACCATGAAAATTGATTTAATCTTTTAGAATAACCATTTTTTTTCATGTAATTAATTGTTGCATTTTGAAGTTTTGCACCAACAGTTTTTACTTGTGAAGTTCTACTATCACTACTTGGTATTAGCTTATTTGAAGCCATAAATTCATTATACGCAGTAAGAGCCATAGAATTAATCATGCTTTCTGGCAACATGCGAAATTGTTTGCGATTTGTTACAGGCACCGTAGTGCATTCTATAAGAAAAGCAGATACTAATATTAATAAAAAAACTCCTTTTTTCATTTTGGATTTATTTTTAATCAGTTACTAATGAGCTTATTTTTTTGTCAGCTAGCATCTCTTTTAAAGGTAGCAAATCTGATTTTGATCCACTTTTTAAAATACATTTACCTTTAAAATGAGCTAAAATTGTGCATTGTTCTGCTTGCTCTTCGTTAAAATTACAAACCGAAATTAACGAATTAATTACATGGTCAAATGAGTTTACATCATCATTTAGTAAAAATAATTTACTTGATTTTTTTGATGCGTCATCAATTTCAAAATTTGTTTGTTTTTTTTCTTTTAGCACTTCTTTCATATTAATAATTTGTTCCAAAGATATAAAAATTTCAATAAAAAAAATAAAATTACGATTTGTTAATAAATATTTAAAAAATTATTCATTTGTTGTTGAAAAGATATTGAAAAACTGTTAATAGCTTGTTGATAATTTGTTAATAATTAAATATTTTGACAATAATTGTTTGATAAAATATTGGTTAGATGGTTTAATATTTTTCAATAGAATGTTATAAACATTTTTGCCTGATTTTATCAAAAAAACGCATCATTTTTATTTTTTAATAACTTAATATTCAGCTATTAAATATAATTTTTTTGATGCGTTTAATAAAAAAGTCTTAATTTATGCTTTGCTCTAGTGTTACAGTGCTAATGAACAGTATGATTGCAAATGTAAATTTTTTGTTTCATTTTGTAGTATCATTTTTAATGATTGTGGCAGCTGTGAGAGTGGCTTCCATGTTCAGAACAAACAGACTCATTATCTTTTAAATTTCCAGATAAAAATTCATTGATAACATTATCTATATTTCCCGAGCAGCCTCTTATAACGTTTATGCCTACATTGTTTAAAACTCTTATAGCTCCTTCTCCAATATTTCCAATAAGCATAGTTTTTACTCCATGTGTGGCTAAAACTCCGACTATGCTTGCTTTACAAGCACAGCCAGAGGATTTAACATCAAAGCTATTGTTTATTGTTTTATTGTCGGAAATTTCAAAAATTCTGAATGTTTCGGCATGTCCAAAATGTGTATCAATCTGATTATTATTTGTGATTGGAATTGCTATTTTCATAATTAAATTTTTGAAGAAGTTACTTTGAAATTAGGTTGAGCAGCAATAGATTTTTTTACTTTACATTGCTCTGCTACAGCGATAAGTGCAGGAATATATTTATCAGGAAAATCTGTTGGCAATGTTATTTCAAATGAAATATCTGTTGCTAATCCTGTTTGCTCATCAAATTTATTATTTTGGGTTATTTTTATTCCTTCAGCACTTATCTCGCGTTGGTCTAAAAATGATTTTACAAAAAAAGCCCACACATGTGCCTATCGAAGCTAAAAATAGTTGAAATGGATTTGGTGCGCTATTTTGTCCACCACCTTCTATTGGTTGGTCTGTTTTTATAATATGTCCGCCAATGTGAGCTGAAATTGCTTTTCCGCCGTCAAATTTTATTTCCATAGTTGTTTGTTTTTAAGATTAATAATACAAATTTACATCTTTAGCAGTCTGTATTTTAACTTTAAACTCTGATTAATATCATGGTTTATAAATATCATGTTTTGAAATAAAATTAGTTTTTTATGAAAACTTTATGCTTTGAATTGTATTGCATCATGAAATAATAAATCATTTTTCTTTTCTTTTTTGAGGTCTCAAGTTGGTTCAGCAATTCTTTATCAGCTTTTTCTAAAAATAATTTGAAACTTTTATAGTTGAAATCGAAGCTTTTGCCGGTGTTCCATTCAAGCAATTTCTCTTTAACTGTTATTTGGCGGTAACTTAAAGGAGAATAAAAAGGGTCGTATGGGTCGTAAAAATCCCTATATCTGTAATCAACTTCTATTGAAAAATAATGAATTAAAGCTCCGATTATTTGTAGCTTATAATATTTGCTACCAAATCCTTGGTGAATATAAACGTTACTATTAATGCAATATCCCCAAGGTTTATGTATTTCTTTGGTTTTGTTCTCAACAACTTCTGCAATAGTTAATTTCGTGTTTCCACCGCTATATGAAATTTTAAAATCAGTGTATGTGGGTGTGTTTTTTTTGAATTCTTCAAAGGTAAGGTATATGCCATCGTTGAATTTGAAATTTGGATAGACTGGGGTAGAGTCTAGTTGCGAAAAGGCAACAATTACATTAAAAAATAAATAAAAAAATAAGTAAAGGATTTTCATTTTAATTTAGATAAAAATTTTTCAATATTTACGATAGCTCGCTGATGAAAACCTTCTCCAATTTTATTTTCTTCATCGAAAACATCAACTTTAAATTTTAGAATTCTATTGTCTATTTCAATTAAAGAAGCAATACATTTAACTTTTTTGTCGGGCAAAGTTGCCTTAATGTGCTGAATATTAACGCTTATGCCAACTGTTGTTTGCTCTGAATCCAAATATTTTGAAGCTAATTTCATGCAAGTATTTTCCATAAAAGCTATCATTGCAGGAGTTGCAAAAACATTCAAACTTCCTGAACCATGCGCTATGGCAGTGTCTTGTTTACTTACAATTTTTTCTTGCTCGTAGCTTAATCCAATTTCTAACATTTTTTCAGTAAAAATAATAATAATTTTTGTGTTAAAAAATAGAATTTAAGATTTATATTTCTTTTGAATAAAGTTGATATTGCTGATTTATAGCTGTTTGCAAAGGTTTGTTTGTTTAATATTGATAAATATGTTTTATGAATTTGATAAAAGTTGAAGTATTTTTGTAATTTAGCAGTAAGAAAATTTGATATGAGTTATATTTTAGTTATAGACGACGAAGAACCTATCCGTAATGCTTTGCGAGAAATTCTTGAATATGAAAAATTTAAAGTTCTTGAAGCTGAAAATGGAATAATAGGGTTGGAATTATTAAAGAAAAACAAAGTAGATGTAGTTCTGTGCGATATAAAAATGCCTCAAATGGATGGCATTGAAGTATTGGAAAAAATACAGGAAACTTCAGATATTCCAGTTGTAATGATATCTGGACATGGAAATATAGAAACTGCTGTTGAAGCAATTAAGCGTGGAGCTTTTGATTACATCTCAAAACCGCTAGATTTGAATCGTTTGTTAGTGAGTGTTAGAAATGCTTTAGATAGGCATATTCTTGTTTCTGAAACTAAAAAATTAAAACAAAAAATTTCAAAAGCATACGATATTGTTGGCGATTCTGAAGCTATTACGAATATTAAAGAAATGATTGAGCGTGTGGCTCCAACTGATGCTCGGGTGCTTATTACTGGCGAAAATGGCACAGGTAAAGAGCTTGTAGCCAGATGGTTACATGAGCTAAGCGGTAGATGCGGAAATGCTTTTATAGAAGTAAATTGTGCTGCAATTCCAAGCGAACTAATTGAAAGTCAACTGTTTGGACATGAAAAAGGAGCGTTTACATCGGCAATAAAACAGCGAAAAGGTGATTTTGAATTAGCAAATGGCGGAACTTTGTTTTTAGATGAAATTGGCGACATGAGCTTATCCGCACAGGCAAAGGTGTTGAGAGCTTTGCAGGAAAATAAAATCACGCGCGTTGGTGGTGAAAAGGAAATACCTATTAATGTTAGAATTGTTGCAGCAACCAACAAAAATGTTCGCGAAGAAATTGCTAAAAACAATTTTCGAGAAGATTTATATCATAGGCTTTCAGTTATCATTATAGATGTTCCTCCTTTGCGTGATAGACTAGAGGATATTCCTTTGTTAGTTGAGCATTTTTCTGCTGAAATATCTAATAGCCAAGGTAAGCCTATCAAGCAGTTTTCAAATAAGGCTTATGATGAGTTGAAAAAGCTACCTTGGACTGGAAATGTTAGGGAATTGCGCAATGTTGTTGAAAGATTGATTATTTTATCAGGAAAAGAAGTAACAGACAAAGATGTAAAGGAATTTGCTAGACCTTTGATTTAAACTTTTTCAAGTTGTGTTTTGAAAATTGAGTATGAAAATATAGAGTTTTTTACAAAAACTGCTGAAAATTGTGATTAAGAACTGAATTTACACAATTAATCTTTTCCGTAAGTTTTAAGTGTTTTAGAATAAGATTGATTTTTGTTCTTGTTCCATTGATATTTGCCAAAAAACATTTCAATAATTTTCTTAGGTAATATTTTTTCCATACCTCTGTATAGCACTATATCATATTTTCTGTGGAAGTTCACCCAACACTCGTTGCATCTGCGGTGATCTTTGTGGCACTTTACACTTTCTGGTTTGTTTATTATTTTTTCAAGTGGTTCATTGTTTACATTGCCGAGTATTTTTTGTTTATTTTGGCATAAAGGCACATCACCGTTTGGATAAATTACAATGCTATCTTTTATGCTTAAGCATGGGAGTTTTAATTCACCATTTCTAAAGCATTGATAAGGCATCATAAAGTCGTAGTTTTCTTCAAAATTTTTTACAATTTCAGGAATTTCTGATATTTTATAATCAAGTGTATTTCCTTTTCCAGTATGCGCTGTTTCTTTGGTTTCGAAATATTCCATGTTGTTGTATATTCCTACACGCATATCTACATTGTATTTTTTGCAAAGCTCGCCAACATGAACAAGATCTTCAAAAGAGTTGAAAGGTGTTAATGTAAACATCACTGATATAGGAACTTTTTTGTGTAAAGCCTCGATAACTTCAATCACTTTTGGGTATACTCCTTTTACGCCTCTTATTTTTTCGTGGGTGCTATCTTTGCCATCAAGCGATATGTATAGGCGAGGAATAAATTTATGTTTTTTATTAGGATCTAAGACAAGATATTTCTCGCATAAATCTATTAATTTGCTTGGGTTTACACAGTTTGACAGCAAATCAAAATTTGGATGATTTTTTGTCATGTAATCCAAAATTTCGTTTGCCTCAGGGTGTAGCAAAAATTCGCCACCTTCTAAACCTATTTTTGTACGTTTGGTTACAGCAGAACTTTCAACAATTTTTTTTATTGAAGACAAAGGCATTGATTGTTTTGGTTGCTTTTGCCAAATGTAGCAGTGTAAGCATTTGGAATTGCATAAGTCTGTGGAATAAAGCATTACAGACGATAATTTCTTTCTTCTTTTAAAAAGAGTATTGTTTATTAATAACATGCCTCTATGAGCATAGTCGGAAAATGTGTACATTATTTTATAATTTCGTTTATTTTGTCTAAAATGTAGTATAGGTGCGATATAGAGTCTAATGAGGATTTGTTGTATTTGCTATCTCCACTATTGCACCATGCTATAAAATTATTTATTTCGCCAAAATAGCCATTTGTAGATATATTATTCTCTTCAGGTGTTGGCAATTCTTGTTTTTGATTATATAGGTATTGTATAGTCGTTTTTGTTTCAAAAACTTTTTCCATAGGAATACCCATAATAGAAGAAGGTTTTGCTGTAAAGCTAAGAGAGCTTAAGCCCGAAAGCGTGTAAAAACCTTTGCTTGTTGCCATATATAATCCTTCGTCTATGTTTTTCCACGAATGATTGCATGAAAGTTCCAAAAATCCTTTTGTGCCATTTTCGTGATTAAATATGATAAAAACGACACCTTCGTTGCTTATAACATGTTCAAAACTTTTTACTTTTCCAAAAAGATATATAGCTAAATCTATATAATGTATAAATAAGTCGTATGTTTTGTTTCCTTCAGGATATTTTCCTGTTCGGTATTTTATATTGTAATAATCAACTTTTTCTTTTTTTATTTTAGCGGCTAATTTTTCTATTGCTGGGGCGTATCTTTTTTGTAATCCAACGAATACGCCTGCATTTTTGTATTGTTGCTCTAAGTTTTGTAGTTCTTTTAGTTCTTTTTCCCCATAGCATGGCGGCTTTTCTACAAATACTTTTTTGTTACCACTGATTACTTTTTTTAACAAGCCATAATGCGCTTTTGGCGTTGCTGATATAAAAATTCCTTTTATGTCGTTGTCCGAAATAACTGCATCTAAATCGTTGGTTGCTATTTTTGCATATTGGCTGTTTTGTAGCATTGATAGTGTTTTTTCACTTTGCACAACCAAATATTTTAAATCTATGCCAAGATAGTGAATAATAGGATATAAATTGCTCATAGAGTGTTGTCCTATACCCACAAAAGCGTATTTGCCTTCTGGCGATTTTAGCATTTTTGCTTTGCGCATTTGCTTGTATTTCGATATAAGAAAATCCATATTAATTAACGTGTTTATTTTTTGCAAATATAAAAAAACTAAAAATACTAAATATGATATTTGAAAATAACAACTTATATATGTTTTTTTATTTTATAATCTAGTTTGTTAACTATAAAATTGAAAATATTATTTTTAATAAATTGTATATCTGGTTCTTTACTAGATTGTGTCTGCTTTTGAATATAATTTTTAGTTTATAAAAACTCAAGTGTTGTAAACCTTTTGTTAACCTCAATGTATTGTCTTTTGCTTATAAGTTTATTATTTTTGTGTTGGTTAAGCTAATTAGAAAAACAACTGTCTATGAAAAACATATTGAGTGTGGGTAATTTTTTTATTTGTTTGTCATTTTTATTGTCATTGCAAATTAAGGCTCAGACTTATACCATAGACTTTTGTAACGAAGGCATTGCTTCTGCAAGTTCTGTGAATAGTAGCAGTTTTAGTGCTAAAAAAGCTTTTGATGATGCTATTTTAAATGGGACTAACGCTAGGCAATCAAATAAATTGCTTTCACAAGCAAATTCAGAATGGATTATGTATGTTTTTCGTGAAGGAAACGAAAAGAAAACAACAAAATACACAACGGTAGCGCGACCTTTTAATACCGACGATTTAAAAGGTTACCCAAGAAATTGGACTTTTGAGGCTTCAAACGACAATGTAAATAGGGCAGTGTTTGATACAAGGACAGGAGAAACAAATTGGAACACAACTTCATCGCCTGCAAAAACACGATATTACCAAGTTTCAAATGAAAACAATTATATATATAACAGAACTCATATTGCTGCAAATAATGAGGGAACTGCTTATGTTTCGATAGGTGAAATAGAAATGATGAGAAGCACAGTTTATACTGATTATGAAGATAAAAGAGGAAATATATGGTATTTTGGCGTTAATGCCGGAATTAGCTTTAACACAGAGCCTCCAACAGTTCTTGTCGATGGGCAATTAGTGGCTATGGAAGCTTGTGCCACCATTTGCGATACAAGTGGTAATCTTCTTTTTTATACTAATGGGTATATCGTTTGGAATAAAGCACACTCTATTATGGAAAATGGCGATAGCCTTATGCTGTATGATCCTGTAAGCTCATATCCACTTCATCAAACTCAATGTCTTATTATACCATCTCCGGAAGATTCTGTATATTATGTATTTTCTGTTCCTTGTCAAATTAAAAGTTCATTAAGTGATAAGTATTTTAGGTACGCTATTGTTGATATGCGACTTAATGGTGGACTTGGAAAAGTAGTGCAAAAAAACATAAAAATAGGAACTCAAAGAGTTTTAGAAAGAATAACTGCTGTGGTTCATGCAAATAATAAGGATATTTGGGTTATAATTCATTTAGATCAATCAAAAACTTTTCACGCATATCTTATAACTGAATCAGGTATTGATACAGCAAATCCTGTAATTAGTGATATAGGAGAGTATGTTTCTACTACTAGGAATATAGGTTATTTAAAAGCCTCGCCTGATGGTAAAAAACTAGCAATGGCTTTTTATCCTGTTGCTAAAGCACATTTTGAATTATATGATTTTGACCCAGCAACAGGAATTATAAGTAATTTTATTAACTTAGGAAATCCAGGAAATAAAAATGCATATGGAGTAGAATTTTCTCCCGATGGCTCTAAGCTATATGGCTCTGATTACGAAGGAGGAAATATATATCAATGGGATTTGAATGCTGGTTCTAATGATCAAATAAAAAATTCTTGCACACTAATAGCAGCAACAACATCATCTATGGGAGCTCTCCAATTAGCACCTAATGGCAAGATTTATTGTGCAAAGAGCCTTAAAGATAGCATTGGTGTTATACATCATCCAAATATGAAGGGCACAGCAGCTAACTTTGAAGAAAATGCAATTTATTTAGAAGGTAAAAAAAGTTATATGGGGCTTCCTAATTTTATACACTCTATCATGTATAAACCAGCAATAAAAGCGAGTTATTTATGTTTTGGAGACTCAACTCAATTTAGTTTGTCAAGTATTTATATGCTTAATTCGGTTTTATGGGATTTTGATGATCCTGTGTCAGGAATAAATAATACATCTAATTTGTTTGCGCCTAAACACAAGTTTTCATCAGTCG is a genomic window of Bacteroidales bacterium containing:
- the floA gene encoding flotillin-like protein FloA (flotillin-like protein involved in membrane lipid rafts) — protein: MKLIFLLLSSNASVGIYFAIAIGALIALWLLFYLIPVGLWFNALLSGVKVSLIQLILMRWRKVPPAIIVNALITSFKAGIPLNRNELEAHYLAGGRVKNVVNALISADKANIPLDFKSATAIDLAGRDVFEAVQMSVNPKVINTPPVTAVAKDGIQLIAKARVTVRANIRQLVGGAGEETVLARVGEGIVTSIGSSYNHKEVLENPDKISKVVLQRGLDAGTAFEILSIDIADIDVGKNIGAILQMDQAQADKNIAQAKAEERRAMAVALEQENIAKAQEARARVIEAEAEIPKAMAEAFRSGNLGVIDYYKIKNIEADTDMRKNISKD
- a CDS encoding M48 family metallopeptidase, producing MKKGVFLLILVSAFLIECTTVPVTNRKQFRMLPESMINSMALTAYNEFMASNKLIPSSDSRTSQVKTVGAKLQNATINYMKKNGYSKRLNQFSWSFNLVESPTVNAFCLPGGKIVVYSGILPITGTEAGLATVLSHEIAHAVARHGNERMSQQLTLQLGGIALDVAMQEKAKETRDIFNLCYGIGGNLGLLAYSREHEYEADKIGMVFMALAGYDPSEAISFWEKMAAKNSGANVPQFLSTHPSDQNRIAEMKKFLPKAKTYLNQN
- a CDS encoding ATP-dependent Clp protease adaptor ClpS, with protein sequence MKEVLKEKKQTNFEIDDASKKSSKLFLLNDDVNSFDHVINSLISVCNFNEEQAEQCTILAHFKGKCILKSGSKSDLLPLKEMLADKKISSLVTD
- a CDS encoding dinitrogenase iron-molybdenum cofactor biosynthesis protein encodes the protein MKIAIPITNNNQIDTHFGHAETFRIFEISDNKTINNSFDVKSSGCACKASIVGVLATHGVKTMLIGNIGEGAIRVLNNVGINVIRGCSGNIDNVINEFLSGNLKDNESVCSEHGSHSHSCHNH
- a CDS encoding thioesterase family protein → MLEIGLSYEQEKIVSKQDTAIAHGSGSLNVFATPAMIAFMENTCMKLASKYLDSEQTTVGISVNIQHIKATLPDKKVKCIASLIEIDNRILKFKVDVFDEENKIGEGFHQRAIVNIEKFLSKLK
- a CDS encoding sigma-54-dependent Fis family transcriptional regulator, translating into MSYILVIDDEEPIRNALREILEYEKFKVLEAENGIIGLELLKKNKVDVVLCDIKMPQMDGIEVLEKIQETSDIPVVMISGHGNIETAVEAIKRGAFDYISKPLDLNRLLVSVRNALDRHILVSETKKLKQKISKAYDIVGDSEAITNIKEMIERVAPTDARVLITGENGTGKELVARWLHELSGRCGNAFIEVNCAAIPSELIESQLFGHEKGAFTSAIKQRKGDFELANGGTLFLDEIGDMSLSAQAKVLRALQENKITRVGGEKEIPINVRIVAATNKNVREEIAKNNFREDLYHRLSVIIIDVPPLRDRLEDIPLLVEHFSAEISNSQGKPIKQFSNKAYDELKKLPWTGNVRELRNVVERLIILSGKEVTDKDVKEFARPLI
- a CDS encoding radical SAM protein, translating into MYTFSDYAHRGMLLINNTLFKRRKKLSSVMLYSTDLCNSKCLHCYIWQKQPKQSMPLSSIKKIVESSAVTKRTKIGLEGGEFLLHPEANEILDYMTKNHPNFDLLSNCVNPSKLIDLCEKYLVLDPNKKHKFIPRLYISLDGKDSTHEKIRGVKGVYPKVIEVIEALHKKVPISVMFTLTPFNSFEDLVHVGELCKKYNVDMRVGIYNNMEYFETKETAHTGKGNTLDYKISEIPEIVKNFEENYDFMMPYQCFRNGELKLPCLSIKDSIVIYPNGDVPLCQNKQKILGNVNNEPLEKIINKPESVKCHKDHRRCNECWVNFHRKYDIVLYRGMEKILPKKIIEMFFGKYQWNKNKNQSYSKTLKTYGKD
- a CDS encoding Gfo/Idh/MocA family oxidoreductase encodes the protein MDFLISKYKQMRKAKMLKSPEGKYAFVGIGQHSMSNLYPIIHYLGIDLKYLVVQSEKTLSMLQNSQYAKIATNDLDAVISDNDIKGIFISATPKAHYGLLKKVISGNKKVFVEKPPCYGEKELKELQNLEQQYKNAGVFVGLQKRYAPAIEKLAAKIKKEKVDYYNIKYRTGKYPEGNKTYDLFIHYIDLAIYLFGKVKSFEHVISNEGVVFIIFNHENGTKGFLELSCNHSWKNIDEGLYMATSKGFYTLSGLSSLSFTAKPSSIMGIPMEKVFETKTTIQYLYNQKQELPTPEENNISTNGYFGEINNFIAWCNSGDSKYNKSSLDSISHLYYILDKINEIIK
- a CDS encoding T9SS type A sorting domain-containing protein, translating into MKNILSVGNFFICLSFLLSLQIKAQTYTIDFCNEGIASASSVNSSSFSAKKAFDDAILNGTNARQSNKLLSQANSEWIMYVFREGNEKKTTKYTTVARPFNTDDLKGYPRNWTFEASNDNVNRAVFDTRTGETNWNTTSSPAKTRYYQVSNENNYIYNRTHIAANNEGTAYVSIGEIEMMRSTVYTDYEDKRGNIWYFGVNAGISFNTEPPTVLVDGQLVAMEACATICDTSGNLLFYTNGYIVWNKAHSIMENGDSLMLYDPVSSYPLHQTQCLIIPSPEDSVYYVFSVPCQIKSSLSDKYFRYAIVDMRLNGGLGKVVQKNIKIGTQRVLERITAVVHANNKDIWVIIHLDQSKTFHAYLITESGIDTANPVISDIGEYVSTTRNIGYLKASPDGKKLAMAFYPVAKAHFELYDFDPATGIISNFINLGNPGNKNAYGVEFSPDGSKLYGSDYEGGNIYQWDLNAGSNDQIKNSCTLIAATTSSMGALQLAPNGKIYCAKSLKDSIGVIHHPNMKGTAANFEENAIYLEGKKSYMGLPNFIHSIMYKPAIKASYLCFGDSTQFSLSSIYMLNSVLWDFDDPVSGINNTSNLFAPKHKFSSVGTYNVKLIRYYTNSTVDTVFHVVKINPLPIVDLGKDTCLSKNITEIVLDAQNSGSSFLWNTGHTGQQLTVTDTGTYIVNVINEYSCLSSDTIRVNPCDDPLPITLYSFYAKCKTDNSVLIKWQTTSEINNDYFLLERAFYKNNFNKIAVINGSGNSNKLVEYEYTDIIPAYQNEVLYRLRQFDFDGKSENCGITAVNCNSGEYKLEIISLEKEDCGNILIHFSSNKTGYHYYKIYNLDGRLINNGKTYCDDYFNNKIKITLPNGMYLLSIENDSSFVSDKISVQN